From Rhopalosiphum padi isolate XX-2018 chromosome 2, ASM2088224v1, whole genome shotgun sequence:
agtataaaactAAATGTGAACTTAAAAGTGGTTTTTGTATATTGTGGTCGTCGGTGTAGGAAAAGTGTACTAGGAATATCGTACGGCGTGGTATAAAAGCGGTCGAATTTCGTGCGTAAGAGATAAAATGAAACGACGTAATACCTGGTAAGTGGTATCGCAGACCATCCTAGGTACcacatatattgtattataagtaaTGCGATTTCGGGCAAATCGTAAAACCCAAAGGATCAAATTAGGTGAgcggtaaaatattatacgaaaacgGCATTTCCAAATTTTAATTCTGCTCGATGAGAGAAACCGTTTAACAAAAAGCTTTTATATGAACTTAAAATTTCTAGAGCTCGGACTATGTGTACATgatataatagcaataataatacatcaaatcATCTTGAAATACGGGAAACCATCGTCGCTGTGTTGTATAAGCATctcaataatgttttatttatatatactccGAAAATGGTGGCGACTAACAGCACAAAAGTGATCAATGCTATTTGACGAAAGTGTTCTAAATGTCTGTTTAATACTGATGAGGAGACTGTAATATACTACTGTTTATCCGGTAAGGTCTAAACGTGGACGGGAAAGCGATTTTTTTCTCGGACGACTGAACGATAACCAGTGTTCTTTTAAACATTACGCACACctaactgtataataaatatatatatgtgtgtgtgtgtgtttatttatattgtaaagcTAACACCGGACTACGATGAATAAAACAAAAGTGGCAATAAACTTCAGCCAAATAAATCACGTTTAAAGTGCATGTGTGTGGTGGAAGGAGGGGGAAGAAAAGTTGTCAACTATTATTTCCTGTCTAAAGAAAAAAAGCATTTTCTATATTGAAGAAAAGAATTGCGGGCTTTTCGAATTTACGacactagaattttttttatttcaccttATATTTCCTATAATAGTAATCTGTACctatacgttaaaaaaaaataaaataacggttTAAAATTGATTCTAACGATTTCACAATAACAATGACATTCGTTGTTGTCATTTTTTCGATATCTTGTTTGTAAAACATCgtatttttagaaaacaaaaaattgcGCCTCTTTATTTGGAGAATAAACAATGCCAACGGTTCCAAAGTGGGTATTGCGACATAGTTCCAACATTTggtgcaatatatttttttttctttcatcgATTGCATcttgaatacatatatattatacatatatatacttataatactcgtattttttaatatatatatatacaatatattacaatcgTTAGTTTTACTTAACGGTTGTCGTATGTGATAAATGTATTTCGGTATAGTCACGGATGAGCAAACTTGGTGGTGGGACTCGggttactaatataataaccgGAGGACGTTTTACTGTGCTTCGGAGTTTTCGATtcgagtacataatattataatgcatacacCCACccacgtatatttatttaatgtacgtTTATTGTTTGCGTCCAATAGTGAAtagaaatatatagatattgcaTTTATCTTACTCGTAAATTCGTCCTCTTCTTCCATTTCTGCTTCTTTGGCCAACTCTTCGGGCGTTTTCTTTTTGCGCATCAACGGATTGGCGGGCTCTTCTTGTACCGGTTCGGGTAATTCTTCTTTCTTCTTAATGTTGTACTgcataagaaaaaaacaaacaaaacaaaacacgattattattttataacatcacgacgaacatatttttattactgttaaactttattaatttcaatggacaaataacaatatactattttgaataaaaataaatgatgggTTTTAACCATAACTCTCTACCAAGtacggttttaaataaaatatacctatatatatcatGGGAACAGAGAATAAATCTAAAACGAATATTACAAAAACGGTAAAGTAGTTTATAACGTTTATACGAGGAGTAGAAATAAACATGTCTCTGCGCAGGTACTGTTaatgacttattattttaacagttagAAGCACGCAGGACaatgataaaagaataataattggaCTTTGTAATCAACGTGCTTGCAGTATATTTGTAACTTGTATTAGATAAAACCGTTTTGTTCtgacttaaattattatctcaagtatattatattatactaatcgaAGATAACCAAATTTTTACACGA
This genomic window contains:
- the LOC132920348 gene encoding complexin isoform X2, producing MEEEREKMRQEIRDKYNIKKKEELPEPVQEEPANPLMRKKKTPEELAKEAEMEEEDEFTKLKNTIETQVNELKSQIESKCSLQ